A DNA window from Camelina sativa cultivar DH55 chromosome 17, Cs, whole genome shotgun sequence contains the following coding sequences:
- the LOC104757848 gene encoding uncharacterized protein LOC104757848, translating into MMIESASDEPPAYTDLVRKTHTRKDGTFIDHRAECLVNEVEEAVSQFTSEDGSPHSQTATSAILSRVLLNKEYLKRGQSKTGYVYGIGSVQYREINPSEKVAASISRNLDMEMRISSLETNFKTLNTNVADLNTNMGTVMGELAASRQALNLIMQSLGIRQPSAAAAPATTSAAAHAPASTTAAPVPASTTSAPAPASPAPASTTPASAPSSHQGNLDAWCASFGS; encoded by the exons ATG ATGATTGAGTCTGCATCGGATGAACCACCAGCCTACACTGATCTTGTGCGGAAGACACACACACGCAAAGATGGAACTTTCATCGACCATCGTGCTGAGTGTCTTGTCAACGAAGTAGAGGAAGCTGTTTCACAGTTTACAAGTGAAGATGGTTCTCCGCACAGCCAAACTGCCACATCTGCTATTCTTTCTCGTGTTCTGTTGAACAAAGAATATCTGAAG CGTGGACAGTCTAAAACTGGGTATGTCTATGGAATCGGCAGTGTTCAATACCGGGAAATCAATCCATCTGAGAAAGTAGCTGCTTCTATTTCCCGCAACCTCGACATGGAAATGCGTATCTCTAGTTTGGAGACAAACTTCAAGACGCTCAACACCAATGTTGCAGATTTGAATACTAACATGGGAACGGTTATGGGAGAGCTGGCTGCATCACGACAAGCACTTAATCTGATCATGCAGTCTCTTGGAATTAGACAACcgtctgctgctgctgctcctgCTACAACTTCTGCTGCTGCTCATGCTCCAGCTTCTACAACAGCTGCTCCTGTTCCAGCTTCTACAACATCTGCTCCTGCTCCAGCTTCTCCTGCTCCAGCTTCTACAACTCCTGCTTCAGCTCCATCTTCACACCAAGGCAACTTAGATGCTTGGTGTGCATCATTTGGTAGTTAA
- the LOC104757849 gene encoding transcription factor bHLH80 codes for MQSTNVGDGSGEDGGGGGEMSRSGLSRIRSAPATWIETLLEEEEEDEGDGLKPNLCLTELLTGNNNNSGVITSRDSFEFPSSVEQGLYSTTHQGGGFHRQNSSPADFLSGSCAGTDGFFSNFGIPASYDYLSPNVDISPTKRSRDMEEAHFSSQMKEEQMSGGISGMMDMNMDKLLEDSVPCRVRAKRGCATHPRSIAERVRRTRISDRIRRLQELVPNMDKQTNTADMLEEAVEYVKTLQSQIQELTEQQKRCICKPKEEQ; via the exons ATGCAATCAACTAATGTCGGCGACGGAAGTGGTGAGgacggtggaggaggaggagagatgaGTCGAAGTGGGTTATCTCGGATCCGTTCAGCtccagctacttggattgaaaccctacttgaagaagaagaagaagacgagggaGATGGTTTGAAACCTAATCTTTGTTTAACAGAACTTCTTActggtaacaacaacaactctggTGTGATAACGAGTCGTGACTCGTTCGAGTTCCCGAGTTCTGTTGAGCAGGGTTTGTATAGTACTACTCACCAAGGTGGTGGCTTTCACCGTCAGAATAGTTCTCCGGCGGATTTTCTTAGTGGGTCTTGTGCTGGGACTGATGggtttttctctaattttggGATTCCGGCGAGTTATGATTACTTGTCGCCGAACGTTGACATTTCTCCGACCAAACGGTCTAGGGATATGGAAGAAGCACACTTCTCTTCTCAGATG AAAGAAGAGCAAATGAGTGGTGGGATCTCAGGAATGATGGATATGAACATGGACAAGCTTCTCGAAGATTCAGTTCCTTGTAGGGTTCGTGCTAAACGAGGTTGTGCAACTCATCCTCGTAGCATTGCCGAGCGG GTGAGGAGAACGCGAATAAGTGATCGGATCAGGCGGCTGCAAGAACTTGTTCCAAACATGGATAag CAAACCAACACTGCAGACATGTTGGAAGAAGCTGTGGAGTATGTGAAGACTCTTCAAAGCCAGATCCAG GAGTTGACAGAGCAGCAGAAGAGGTGCATATGCAAACCTAAAGAAGAACAATAA
- the LOC104759720 gene encoding agamous-like MADS-box protein AGL61 produces MVTFYRRKQNIYTKLSELSILCGADVGFLVYSNSGIPYTLGSPSFEVVAKRFLNSEGSSSTSLPQQSNIDIQHKEKMEELCKVYNRLLEKADAEKQKGMAMAKAEAEALPVEKDVWWRVDPTTVKDKEVLKQLLEQYEDLYEKLCDEVVARNQIENAL; encoded by the coding sequence ATGGTTACATTCTATAGACGTAAACAAAATATCTACACTAAGCTCAGTGAGTTGTCCATTCTCTGTGGTGCTGATGTTGGGTTTCTTGTGTACTCCAACAGTGGAATCCCATACACACTCGGCAGCCCATCCTTTGAAGTTGTTGCAAAGCGATTTCTTAACAGTGAGGGCTCTTCGTCAACCTCACTGCCGCAACAATCGAACATAGATATTCAGCATaaagagaagatggaagaactCTGCAAAGTCTACAACCGTCTTTTAGAGAAGGCTGATGCAGAGAAACAAAAAGGGATGGCCATGGCAAAGGCTGAGGCAGAGGCACTGCCAGTGGAGAAGGACGTGTGGTGGAGAGTTGATCCAACGACGGTTAAGGATAAGGAAGTCCTAAAGCAGTTGTTGGAGCAGTATGAAGATCTCTATGAGAAACTATGTGACGAGGTTGTTGCAAGGAACCAAATAGAAAATGCACTGTAG
- the LOC104759721 gene encoding agamous-like MADS-box protein AGL61, with protein sequence MVTFYKRKQKIYTKLSELSLICGADVGFLVYSNSGIPYTFGSPSFEVVAKRFLNSEGSSSTSLLQQSNINVQHKEKMEKLFKVYNSLLEKADAEKQKGIAMAKAEAEALPVEKDAWWRVDPTTVKNKEVLKQLLEKYEDLYEKLCDEVVKRNQTENAPYILFSGSSVSSRSQP encoded by the coding sequence ATGGTTACATTCTACAAACGCAAACAAAAAATCTACACTAAGCTGAGTGAGCTGTCCCTTATCTGTGGTGCTGATGTTGGATTTCTTGTGTACTCCAACAGTGGAATCCCATACACATTCGGCAGCCCATCCTTCGAAGTCGTTGCAAAGCGGTTTCTCAACAGTGAGGGCTCTTCGTCAACCTCACTGCTGCAACAATCGAACATCAATGTTCAACATAAAGAGAAGATGGAAAAACTCTTCAAAGTCTACAACAGTCTGTTAGAGAAGGCTGATGCGGAGAAACAGAAAGGGATAGCCATGGCGAAGGCTGAGGCGGAGGCACTGCCAGTGGAGAAGGACGCATGGTGGAGAGTTGATCCAACGACGGTTAAGAATAAGGAAGTCCTAAAGCAGTTGCTGGAGAAGTATGAAGATCTCTATGAGAAACTATGTGACGAGGTTGTTAAAAGGAACCAAACAGAAAATGCaccttatattttatttagtggATCATCTGTTTCTTCAAGATCCCAACCCTAA